The stretch of DNA AATTTTTCTTAGTGAGCCACAGTTTGATCAAAGTAAAAGTCTGCATCTTAGTACATGATAATGCACCTTGTAGAGATAGATAATAAACCCGGAACTCAATGAACCAATAATTTAATGGTGCATGTACTACTTGATACtcatattattaaaaaagtCTCTagtctttgttgttgaattttttaatgTATTTGCAGTTGGCACGTGAAAAAGAGATTACAATGGCACTTCAAGATCTTGTTCAatctttgttttgattgGGCTAGAGGAAATGTTTATTGTATGGTTATCACTCAGAAGAACTGAAAGCTGATTTTGTGTGGAATGTGATTTAACTTAACTTTTATGCTTTCATGTTGTAAGACTTTAGtgaacttttttttggctaTTTTTGGTATAATTTTGCAACAATATTGTGAGAAAAGTTATGTTTCTGGGGATATAGTGTACTTGAGGTAATTATCGTAGTTTTTAATCAGCAAGCTACACGgaagaaggaaaaagaCAAACTTCTGGTCAGTATAATATGTGTTAACATTCCCGATTGAAAAGACAACGGCCTAGAAGACAATTTATGAAATCTTACAAAAAAAGTAATGTAAACACTAAAAGTGTGCGTGACAACTCGTTGAACAAGTTTTAACGATTTTGCAACGGTCTTTGTCTAAAAAGAGCACCCGCTTGTATTTGAGAAAAGGTTTAATTCAAAAACTTAGAGAAAACTGCTACCATCTaaagtttatttttcatttctataatttataaaattgcAAACTCTCCAGTTCATCAAATACTGAAAAAACTAGAGAGTTTTTTGAATAGaagaatttctttaaatggagattttgttttctatCTTAGAAACTTGGGTTCACTGTGACACGTAACTTAAACAAATACCAACAATAATCATGTTAATATCGTATAATGCCAAGCAGAAATAAAATAGGTCTTGCcagtttaaaaaaatgttgGTAGCATGTAAAAACACAGAGTGGTTTTTGTCGacaaatattgtttttataCGGCATTGCCAACAACCGTAGTTTCTTTGTTTAACGAGGCTCATAACAAAACCTCACCAAAAACATACAAGATTCTGAGATCACGCCAGCAAAAATCGTCTTTCTAGTTGGTGCATAATAGGAGAAGCTGCGACGCTGGAATTTCGgaataattaattatcCTCCACAAGGCTCTCGTGTTTATTGTGTAACttagtaataataaaattcGTTGAGTGGTATTTTTGTTCAGGTCAAGAGAATTACTCGGTGATGGCTACAAAACCAGACGCAGCCATCTCTATTCCCTATGTCCATATTCATATCTAGGGGTACTTCTGTTGAAAAAGGAACTGAACCTGGTTTAGACCTTAATCTACAGCTTGTATCTTGTAAAAGAAAGTCTTCCCCTCCAGTCTCCCCCAACTAGAacataaaaataaaacttcATAAAGATTCCACAAAAATTATTCCGTGTTCTTGTCCCGACTATCCCACACTATAACTCCTCCCTTCCCCGtataaaaataacaaaatagTTCAAATAGGCTATAGTATTTTTTCTGGCCCCATGGGAATAACCTGATGCTCAGCTGCATTATTGAGATCAGCAGGTAACATGTTTTTCgaaacaaatttaataattctcGGAATAATTTTAGACCATGGGGTGAtgtttttccatttttgtaactgaaaaaaaactttttcttgtagCTTACGCAACCCACCAACGCTTGAAATTTGCACGACAACCTCCTCCGGACTACTATGGTCAGAGATTGGTGATACTGCTGAGATCGttgaatgatgatgaaaaaaaaaacaagaaaattgaaaaaaaaaagttttagaATATAAATTGCTGAAATTATTCCTAATTTACAATTTCttattgtatttttatttttttttccttttctctttattattttttcacAGTCAATCACTTTAACTTTTGGTTgcttaataataatactttaTAACAAGTCCATTACtattttaattcaattttatattaCTTACAATGGTGCATCTCGGTCCAAAACCAGctcaaaaaagaaagggaACTTTCACTGATGTTTCTCCTCAATTATTAGAAGCTCTTAAACCAATTCAAGAGCAATTCACCATTTCTGCAGACAAATTGAGAGCTATTGTTAAACATTTCATCTCAGAATTAGACCGTGGTTTATCAAAAGCTGGTGGTAACATTCCTATGATTCCAGGTTGGGTCATGGATTTCCCAACCGGTAAAGAAACTGGTTCTTATCTTGCCATTGACTTGGGTGGAACCAACTTGAGAGTTGTCTTGGTTAAATTGGGCGGTAACAGAGACTTTGACACCACTCAATCCAAGTTTGCTTTGCCAGCTCACATGAGAACTGCCACCCTGGACGAATTATGGGATTTTATTGCTAAATGTTTGAAAGAgtttgttgatgaaatcTACCCAGATGGTTGCAGTGAACCATTGCCATTGGGTTTCACATTTAGTTATCCAGCTTCTCAAAACCGTATCAATGAAGGTATCTTGCAAAGATGGACTAAAGGCTGGTCAATTGATGGAATTGAAGGAAAGGATGTTGTTCCAATGTTGCAAAAAGCTATTAAGAAAGTTGGTGTCCcaattgatgttgttgcGTTGATCAACGATACCACAGGTACATTAGTTGCTTCTATGTACACAGACCCAGAAGCTAAGATGGGTTTGATTTTTGGTACTGGTGTCAACGGTGCTTATTTCGATGTTGTCAAGGACATTCCTAAATTAGAAGGTAAATGTCCATCAGATATTCCACCAGAATCACCAATGGCCATCAACTGTGAGTACGGTTCATTTGATAACGAAAAGTATATCTTGCCAAGAACTAAATACGATGTTCAAATTGACGAAGAATCACCAAGACCAGGTCAACAAACTTTCGAAAAGATGATCTCCGGTTACTATTTGGGAGAAGTTTTGagattgattttattggAATTTGCTGaagagaagaaattgatctTCAAAGGTCAAAACCTTGACAAGTTGAAGGTTCCATACGTCATGGATGCCTCTTATCCAtccaaaattgaagaagatcCATTTGAAAACTTGTCTGATGTCGCCGACTTATTTAGAGAAAAATTGGGCATTGAAACCACAGAACCAGAAAGAAAGATTATCCGTTGTTTAGCGGAATTGATTGGTGAAAGATCTGCTAGATTCTCTGTTTGTGGTATTGCTGCTATTTGCCAAAAGAGAGGTTACAAAACCGCTCATTGTGCTGCTGACGGTTCAGTGTACAACAAGTACCCAGGGTTCAAAGAAAGAACTGCCCAAGCTTTAAGAGACATCTACGAATGGCCAGCTGATGTCAAGGACCCAATCATCATTGTTCCAGCTGAAGATGGTAGTGGTGTTGGTGCTGCCGTTATTGCTGCTTTGACCGAAAAGAGATTAAAAGAAGGTAAATCCGTTGGTTTGTTGGGTGCTtagattaaaaaaaagtacaATGTTTAAACTCTGGGTTTTAGTTTAGATATGTTTTATGTTTTGTAATGTGTATCATGACAGTTTTgacaaaaataataataaaaaaagagaataaaGATCAAGAATTTAGGTAAATGTCATTGTTGATGTAGTTTTGAAGTGATAGTGGTATGTGTTGTAAGACCATCAAAGAAGTCGTGTACAGTGTGTagtatttttcatttggtaacttttttcacttcacattttcttctcctgatttttatttactTATACAACTACTTGCCattcaaaaaatagaaGCTGAAAACACTTGACTACACACACCACTGATGTCCCAAGAATATATAAATCCCAGCACATTAAACTCTTCGAATTCATTGCTTATAGATGAATTAACtgaatcaaatgatttGGTAGTTTTGGAGGAGCAATTATCACCTGATGAAGTGATTCTCAACGCTGACATTATAAATACAGAGCGCTTGATTGAAGAAAGTAGATCCTTAGAAGAGCAACCATCATATGtcattgatatttttgGAATACTAAAGAAAGCTGCCATCAATTTGGTTCTACCATTTATTAATGGTATGATGTTGGGTTTTGGTGAAATATTAGCACATGAGATTGGGTTCCGTTATAATTGGATTGGTGCAAGAGTCGAGCCTCCAAGAAGAATGGTGCAGAAAAAGAATGAGTCTGCTTCCAAGTATTTGTAGAAATACATTTTTGTTCATAAGAATAAATAGGTTAAAAATTTTACATTACATATTAAAATATGAGCTTCTTtgattatatatttttgtaaCTTTCCCTTAACCCCCGGGGTATTAGGAAAAATCCTACTAGCCCTACAAAACcggaagaaaaaaaactgagAATAAAACTCCGAAGTCAAATCAAAACGTTTTCTTgcttaatttttttttcttctctccCTTCCTTTCCCCATTAGAGCTTCTTTAACTTAATTGAAACATGTCACGTATTGAATCTGACGCTTTTGGTGAAATCTCAGTGCCGGCTGATAAATATTGGGGTGCTCAAACCCAGAGATCTTTGGGTAACTTTGAGATCGGCGATATTAAAATGccaattccaataattAAAGCTTTCGGGACTTTGAAAAAAGCCGCAGCTATcgttaatgaaaaaatggGTTCCTTAGACCCTAAATTATCATCTGCTATTCAAGAAGCTGCTTCCGAGGTAATTGAGGGAAAATTCAATGATAATTTCCCATTGGTGGTTTATCAAACTGGTTCAGGAACCCAATCGAACATGAATGCCAATGAGGTAATCTCCAACCGTgcaattgaaatattggGTGGAGAAAAAGGTTCCAAAAAACCAGTTCACCCAAATGACCATTGTAATATGTCTCAATCTTCTAATGATACTTTCCCAACTGTCATGCACATTGCTGCTGTTAGTGAAGTTGAACAGCAGTTATTGCCAAAATTGACCGCTTTGAGAGATGCCTTTGAAGctaaatcaaaagaatttaGTGACATCATTAAAATTGGTAGAACTCATTTGCAAGATGCTACTCCATTGACATTGGGTCAAGAGTTTTCTGGTTACGTTCAACAATTGACTTTTGGAATCGAAAGAATTAAGCTGACTTTGCCaagattatcaaatttagcACAAGGTGGTACTGCTGTAGGAACAGGTTTAAACACCAAAAAGGGGTTTGATGTTAAAATTGCTGAAGAAATATCCAATTTAACCGGTTTGCAATTCCACACTGCTCCAAACAAGTTTGAAGCATTGGCTGCACATGATGCCATCGTTGAAACATCTGGTGCTTTGAATACTTTGGCTGTTTCATTATACAAAATTGCCAATGATATCAGATACTTGGGGTCCGGTCCAAGATGTGGTTACGGTGAATTATCTTTACCTGAAAATGAACCAGGAAGTCTGATCATGCCTGGAAAAGTTAATCCAACCCAATGTGAAGCCATGACTATGGTCTGTGCACAAGTAATGGGTAATAATACTACAATCACCTTTTCAGGAGCTCTGGGTCAATTTGAGTTGAATGTATTCAAGCCTGTGATGGCATATAACTTATTAAATTCTATTAGATTGTTAGGTGATGCTTGTCAATCATTTAGATTGCATTGTGTTGAAAGTATTAAAGCCAACAAGGAAAAGATTGATAAGGTGTTGAATGAATCTTTGATGTTAGTTACCGCTTTAAACCCAAAAATTGGATATGATAACGCTTCGAAGGCTGCTAAGAATGCCCATAAAAAAGGCATTACCTTAAAGGAATCCTGTTTGGAGTTGGAATTATTAACTTCAGAAGAGTTTGACGAATGGGTCAGACCAGAAAAAATGATTGGTCCAAAGGATTAGGTTGGTATGTTTTCATTCTGTTTATCGGTAAATAAAATGTAGTTTCTATCTTTTCCAACGGGGAATCGTTTGCATTTCCCACAATTTAAACACTTGTTAACAAATACATCATTATGCTGTGACTTTTGTTTCGATAAATTCTCAATATACATTGACATAGTCAAGCCAGGAATAAGCATAGTATTGCATTTCTTGCATAATGTCCTTTTTATGTGTGGTGATAGTTTTATGACAGTTTTTTTGGCAATTAGATCCAAGTTTCTGTTATATCCTCTAGATAAGGCTTGGTACTCTGGATGGGCTAGGTAAAATTGATTACTAATTTGATACAAATATGATATTCTTGCATAATTATCCCGGTTGGGGACAGACTTTCCTTTATCTTTGCCTTTGCCTTTGCCTTTGCCTTTACCTTTAGCCATGGTAATGAGtctattgatgatttgatatAATGTATCACTTTACTGAGAAGAGAGGAAAAAACgcaacattttttttttcccttgTTTCTCCAGAGGCAAAACACTaaccagaaaaaaaaactcaaGAAGGCAAAATTCATTCTTTGACTTTATCAATCACctcaattacaacaacaacaataataataaaatgagTGGTTACGATAGtgcattatcaattttctCGTATGTTTAGTTTAGATATAGAAGTGTTAGACTGCGATTGGGCcttgaacaattgatcTTTTAGAACACGATTTACTAACTTTTTTTAACACCAGACCGGATGGACATGTTTTCCGTATGTATCTTGATTTGATCACccaattcaaacaaaagCTTGGTGGGTTTAAGGAAAAGAGTATACTAAcagtttttattttaatttagaGGTTGAATATGCTTCAGAAGCTGTCAAAAGAGGTACTTGTGCCGTTGGGGTCAAAGGGAAAAATACAGTGGTATTAGGATGTGAAAAGAGAACTGCATTGAAGTTGCAAGATCCAAGAATTACTCCATCGAAGATATGTAAAGTTGATCATCATATTCTTTTAGCATTTGCTGGTTTGAATGCCGATGCCAGAATATTGGTCGACAAGGCACGAGTAGAAGCCCAATCCCACAAATTGACATTAGAAGATCCCGTTAGTGTTGAGTATTTGACCAAATATGTTGCTGGTGTTCAGCAGAAATATACACAGCTGGGTGGTGTAAGACCGTTTGGTATTGCCACCTTGATTGCTGGATTTGATGTTCGTGACGATGTTccaaaattatttcaaaCTGAACCTTCAGGTGTGTTCAACGCTTGGAAGGCTCATGCCATTGGTAGATCTTCAAAAACAGTCAAAGaatttttagaaaaacATTACGAAGAGGATTTGAGTGAGGAAGAAACCATCAAATTAACTGTGAAATCACTTTTGGAGGTGGTTCAAACAGGTGCTAAGAACATTGAAGTTTCTGTTTTGAAACCTGGTGCtgttataaaaaaattggatgTTGACGAAATCAAAAAGTATGTAGATGCAATTGAGGCTGAAAAAGCTGCTGAAGcagagaagaaaaagcaaaaatcaaaggattagaatattaataatacaCACGTTATATAAAATTTTAGTGAGTTTGGACtactattttttcttctttttactAGCCTTTGATTCTTTAGGGTCGgcttttctctttttgtCATCGGTCTTTACAACTTTAAAGAATCCATCTAGTCTACCTTGGACGCCACCTTTCAACCCTTTCTTTAGCTTTTCGGCACCACTTCTGATTCTATCCTCACTAAACCCTTTCTGCTTAACCATAAACTCAATTAATCCATCTACATCTGGTTCTTTCCATTTCAAATTAATCTCGCTAGCATTTGTCACCTCTGGATTCATAAACAATTGTCTTGCTTCATCGTAGGGCCAATTTTCGGGAAGTGTGTATTTcgttttattgtttttgatcCATTCAACGATATTATCCAAGGAACCATGTtctttgatcaatttaaaGGCCGTTGCTTGTCCAATACCTTTGATTGATTCACAATAGTCACAACCAAGCAATATACACAAATCAATAAACTGTTCTTTTGTCATGTCCAATCCGGCAATTGCGTCCTTGTATTCAATTTGGTCGATAGGCATCTTTCTTGCTTCTGAAAAAGTCAAATGTCTTAACAAAAAAGGTGGTTCATAACACAATGTGTCCATATCCTCTGAAGCAGCAGCGTAGACTTTTCCTCCGCGAGCCAATTCAGCACATTGCGCCTCCGCTTCACATGGAGCATCAACACAGGGAATCCCCATTAATTGTAGTAATTTTTTGGCTTCCTCGTTTTGCTCTCTTGTCACTCTTACCAACctcttttcaaatttcaacACTTCTTCAACGGTCCCTTCGTCACCAAGGGCAgttttttgcttttgtgCCTCTTCTCTACGCAATAATCTCTTTTCTAATTCTCCGCCTTTTAATACAGGTGGTTTCCCATCGAAAACATATACTGGTTTAATGTTATTTTCAACCATTTTGATGGTACGGTAAAACATACCAGACAAATGTGAAGTAGTTTCCCCATCCTCGTTAGTTAATTGTTGTCCATCTGATTGTCTAACGGcaatcaagaattgataAAGGCACATTGAGGCATCGATAGCTACTTTTCTTCCGAAGAGATTCTTCAACTGAAATTCTTTATAAGCACTAGGTGAGTGttctttaattaattgattaagCCCTTTAACTCCCATGGTTAGTCTTaatcaaaatgaataatatcTATTGAAATATGAAGTGATTCTTTctaattaaaaaaaaaaaggagtagaaaataatgaataaaaattatttttgaacaaaatataaaatctCGAgtgggaaaaaaaaaatacacacacacataaatatttttgttcaTACGCGTTTTGCTTTTCAACAAACACACAAAAGAAGAGGAATacaaaaaagtaaaatcACATTATATCAATAACAAACATTATTTATCTATTTATCTAGCAGCAGCAGTACCTGTAGTTGATTGGAACATAGGAGCATTTGGCACACCAGAGGTGTTCTTCAAATCTTGGTTTGATTGTTGTGAGGTTTGCCCTTGATCTTTTTGAAGTTGGGATTGTCTATTTGGGTTAGACGCATTTTCCTTCAAAGCAATTAATTGTTTGGATCTGAAAGTTTCATAATGAGTCAAAGCAGTagtttcaatcaaatccTGTAAGTGAGTTCTAGTCAAAAAGTCTCTCAAAAAGACAAATTCACATTGACTAACATCTTCAATATTGATAGCACCCCATTTAGTTTTTCTTCCTCTGACCATTTCAccattgatttcaatttcagtCTCTGATCCAGCAATTGCAAATggaattaatgattttatatcttcattcaattgtctttcttcttcgtACAAATCTTCGCTATCGTAAGGGTATATGTTAAAGTTATACTTCATAAACTCCAGTTgtaacaattttttgaattcacTTCTTTCATCCAAAGTCAAGGAGTCTGATTTAGCAATAATAGGAACAACATTGGCAATCTCactcaatttcttcaatgcCTGGACATCCAactgtttcaatttttgacCGTTTGGTGGAATAAAGTACAATATACAATGAACTCTGGTGTCTGCCAAAAACTTGTCTCTTTGAGCAGTCAATTCCTTTCTCAAATATTGAGAATGTTGTTCTTTTACATACTTGACCAATGGTTCCCAGCATTTTTCGTTATTTATTTGGTCGCCAAACCCTGGTGTGTCAATAACATTAATATTCAATCTTACATTATTTTCCAACAATGAATGAGAAGCAACTTTGATTTCagttgttttttcaatagGTTCACTTGGCAGTTTTCTTCCTTGGGATGTAGTTAACTTAGATGAAAACAAAGTATTGACCAAAGTACTTTTACCCAAACCTGATCTACCAACAACCATAatgttgaattgaaatccTCGTTTCAACAatctattttcaatttgggTAGTAATGGTATCGAAACCAACATATTTTTGTGGTTGAGCAATGTGCTGTGTACTAGGTTCTTCGATGGACATGATGTTTTGGCTTATAAGAACACTTGTGTTTGAATTAGTTTGAATCAATCAACCCtaaaaaaaacgaaaacGAAAACGTAAACGAAAAGAAGgaaataaattcaaaattcaattttttgttgttcgtgtaaagaaagaaaaaaaaaaacaacaacaaaaagtaAATATTAAAATGTTGTGTGGTAATGTGTgagagtttttttttccctgTCTTTgttgtcaattttttattttttgtacTACGCggtgaaatcaaaaactaTCAAAATGAAAGCTTAAAAAAGAAGTGTGAATTGGTTCAAACACGATTTTTACCTATATGGAACATTCTCTTATCCTACACCACAATCACTGGCAATATAAAGCTCAAGGAGACtaataaattgatcaagTTGTAAGTAATAAGAGTGTTGAAGTAGCTTATTTAGTGGGTAAGTACTCAAAAGAGTTCAAACATAAAGAGAAATCGCAGTTAAAGTGTTTAGCATTACACTGATCATCTAGAAAGTAACAACACTGCCACTAATTAACAAAGATATCCACCATCAACTTCTAATTGACAATATGATGATTGAATCTTTTCTGAGATCTTGGGTTATCTACATTACGACAAGAATGGGAGGTGGTTGCTAAAACCACACAATTGTTTGAACAAGGTACACTACTGCAAGTGATTTCTTCCAATCGTttgcaaaaagaaaagctGGGAGAGAGTGAAAAGtgagtgaaaaaaaaatttttctagCTCTACTTAATATCTGTCCAGCATTAACTACTTTATCATCAGTCCACGATGTCGTTAGCTTTAAGATTTGGGACTGTTGCATCAATTCAAGAGGCGTTATGGGGTGTGGTTCCACGTTTACCTTCAATAACTATACGTCTTGGGTTGCAGAACAGACTTGGTAATCAAAGCACAACTGATGAGAGattacaagaattgaaagaaaaaattgaagaatcaGGAGGTGAAGCTCCTTTTATGATAGATAATGGTACAATTTTAAAGGCCGTgccaaaaaagaaattatcaagagcaagaagaagaaagaagttGTATGCTCCAGGGAATAAGCAAGTCCatccaataaataatattgtaAGGTGTTCAGCATGTGGAAGTGTTAAACGTTCACATTTCATGTGTATGAATTGCTTTGCTGAAATTAAGACATTTTTAAAGAGTTTAAAGAGAAAGAATGGAATAATCAAAGACACTGTCAACCCACAAAGTGATTTAAATCCATTAGATGAAAGAGTTATATATCCTGGTAAATTTGAAACCGACCACGAACGACAATTGAAGGCTAAGGAATGGGTGccaaaaagagaaaaaccAATGCCATATGACAACACTCAAGTTAGACATCGCAAAGTAAACCCCAAAAAGGGTAAAGTAATGGTTGAACTCGAGTAATGAGTACGCCCTTTTACTTTTTTAGATTCTGttatttggaaaatataTTCGAACCTGTAAATATACAAAGTTTCTAATTAATGTATATAAAAACAAA from Candida albicans SC5314 chromosome R, complete sequence encodes:
- the HXK2 gene encoding hexokinase 2 (Hexokinase II; antigenic in humans; repressed by human neutrophils; Efg1-regulated; fluconazole-induced; gene regulation by Ssn6; present in exponential and stationary growth phase; flow model biofilm induced; Spider biofilm repressed) produces the protein MVHLGPKPAQKRKGTFTDVSPQLLEALKPIQEQFTISADKLRAIVKHFISELDRGLSKAGGNIPMIPGWVMDFPTGKETGSYLAIDLGGTNLRVVLVKLGGNRDFDTTQSKFALPAHMRTATSDELWDFIAKCLKEFVDEIYPDGCSEPLPLGFTFSYPASQNRINEGILQRWTKGWSIDGIEGKDVVPMLQKAIKKVGVPIDVVALINDTTGTLVASMYTDPEAKMGLIFGTGVNGAYFDVVKDIPKLEGKCPSDIPPESPMAINCEYGSFDNEKYILPRTKYDVQIDEESPRPGQQTFEKMISGYYLGEVLRLILLEFAEEKKLIFKGQNLDKLKVPYVMDASYPSKIEEDPFENLSDVADLFREKLGIETTEPERKIIRCLAELIGERSARFSVCGIAAICQKRGYKTAHCAADGSVYNKYPGFKERTAQALRDIYEWPADVKDPIIIVPAEDGSGVGAAVIAALTEKRLKEGKSVGLLGA
- the MIM1 gene encoding Mim1p (Predicted mitochondrial protein involved in outer membrane protein import; rat catheter biofilm repressed), translating into MSQEYINPSTLNSSNSLLIDELTESNDLVVLEEQLSPDEVILNADIINTERLIEESRSLEEQPSYVIDIFGILKKAAINLVLPFINGMMLGFGEILAHEIGFRYNWIGARVEPPRRMVQKKNESASKYL
- the FUM11 gene encoding fumarase (Fumarate hydratase; induced in high iron; protein in exponential and stationary-phase yeast cells, but higher in stationary phase; rat catheter biofilm repressed); translation: MSRIESDAFGEISVPADKYWGAQTQRSLGNFEIGDIKMPIPIIKAFGTLKKAAAIVNEKMGSLDPKLSSAIQEAASEVIEGKFNDNFPLVVYQTGSGTQSNMNANEVISNRAIEILGGEKGSKKPVHPNDHCNMSQSSNDTFPTVMHIAAVSEVEQQLLPKLTALRDAFEAKSKEFSDIIKIGRTHLQDATPLTLGQEFSGYVQQLTFGIERIKSTLPRLSNLAQGGTAVGTGLNTKKGFDVKIAEEISNLTGLQFHTAPNKFEALAAHDAIVETSGALNTLAVSLYKIANDIRYLGSGPRCGYGELSLPENEPGSSIMPGKVNPTQCEAMTMVCAQVMGNNTTITFSGASGQFELNVFKPVMAYNLLNSIRLLGDACQSFRLHCVESIKANKEKIDKVLNESLMLVTALNPKIGYDNASKAAKNAHKKGITLKESCLELELLTSEEFDEWVRPEKMIGPKD
- the RPR2 gene encoding ribonuclease P protein subunit (Ortholog(s) have ribonuclease P activity, role in intronic box C/D snoRNA processing, tRNA processing and cytosol, nucleolar ribonuclease P complex localization); amino-acid sequence: MAKGKGKGKGKGKDKGKSVPNRDNYARISYLYQISNQFYLAHPEYQALSRGYNRNLDLIAKKTVIKLSPHIKRTLCKKCNTMLIPGLTMSMYIENLSKQKSQHNDVFVNKCLNCGKCKRFPVGKDRNYILFTDKQNENIPT
- the PRE6 gene encoding proteasome core particle subunit alpha 4 (Putative alpha-4 subunit of the proteasome; reported as macrophage-induced protein and macrophage/pseudohyphal-repressed gene; regulated by Gcn2p and Gcn4p; removed from/reinstated in Assembly 20 (see Locus History)), with translation MSGYDSALSIFSPDGHVFQVEYASEAVKRGTCAVGVKGKNTVVLGCEKRTALKLQDPRITPSKICKVDHHILLAFAGLNADARILVDKARVEAQSHKLTLEDPVSVEYLTKYVAGVQQKYTQSGGVRPFGIATLIAGFDVRDDVPKLFQTEPSGVFNAWKAHAIGRSSKTVKEFLEKHYEEDLSEEETIKLTVKSLLEVVQTGAKNIEVSVLKPGAVIKKLDVDEIKKYVDAIEAEKAAEAEKKKQKSKD
- a CDS encoding multifunctional nuclease (Ortholog(s) have 5'-3' exodeoxyribonuclease activity involved in UV-damage excision repair, 5'-flap endonuclease activity, double-stranded DNA 5'-3' exodeoxyribonuclease activity, single-stranded DNA 5'-3' exodeoxyribonuclease activity), with product MGVKGLNQLIKEHSPSAYKEFQLKNLFGRKVAIDASMCLYQFLIAVRQSDGQQLTNEDGETTSHLSGMFYRTIKMVENNIKPVYVFDGKPPVLKGGELEKRLLRREEAQKQKTALGDEGTVEEVLKFEKRLVRVTREQNEEAKKLLQLMGIPCVDAPCEAEAQCAELARGGKVYAAASEDMDTLCYEPPFLLRHLTFSEARKMPIDQIEYKDAIAGLDMTKEQFIDLCILLGCDYCESIKGIGQATAFKLIKEHGSLDNIVEWIKNNKTKYTLPENWPYDEARQLFMNPEVTNASEINLKWKEPDVDGLIEFMVKQKGFSEDRIRSGAEKLKKGLKGGVQGRLDGFFKVVKTDDKKRKADPKESKASKKKKK
- the CDC10 gene encoding septin (Septin, required for wild-type cell, hyphal, or chlamydospore morphology; role in virulence and kidney tissue invasion in mouse infection; forms ring at sites of cell division and filaments in mature chlamydospore; Spider biofilm repressed); this translates as MSIEEPSTQHIAQPQKYVGFDTITTQIENRLLKRGFQFNIMVVGRSGLGKSTLVNTLFSSKLTTSQGRKSPSEPIEKTTEIKVASHSLLENNVRLNINVIDTPGFGDQINNEKCWEPLVKYVKEQHSQYLRKELTAQRDKFLADTRVHCILYFIPPNGQKLKQLDVQALKKLSEIANVVPIIAKSDSLTLDERSEFKKLLQSEFMKYNFNIYPYDSEDLYEEERQLNEDIKSLIPFAIAGSETEIEINGEMVRGRKTKWGAINIEDVSQCEFVFLRDFLTRTHLQDLIETTALTHYETFRSKQLIALKENASNPNRQSQLQKDQGQTSQQSNQDLKNTSGVPNAPMFQSTTGTAAAR
- a CDS encoding mitochondrial 54S ribosomal protein bL32m (Ortholog(s) have structural constituent of ribosome activity and mitochondrial inner membrane, mitochondrial large ribosomal subunit localization); protein product: MSLALRFGTVASIQEALWGVVPRLPSITIRLGLQNRLGNQSTTDERLQELKEKIEESGGEAPFMIDNGTILKAVPKKKLSRARRRKKLYAPGNKQVHPINNIVRCSACGSVKRSHFMCMNCFAEIKTFLKSLKRKNGIIKDTVNPQSDLNPLDERVIYPGKFETDHERQLKAKEWVPKREKPMPYDNTQVRHRKVNPKKGKVMVELE